The Prevotella sp. E9-3 genome has a window encoding:
- a CDS encoding glycoside hydrolase family 97 protein — protein sequence MRKRNLLLGLLMMPLMVMAGEVKSPNGNIVLNFSLDAKGRPTYEMSYKGRPVVLQSRLGLELAKDKHASKGYDETDLMEGFQLQSEATSTFDETWQPVWGETRDIRNHYNEYVATLTQSKEQRTIAIRFRVYDDGIGFRYEFPQQRNLNYFLIKDERSEFRMAGNHTAWWLPGDYDTQEQVTQETRLSEIRARMHDAVNWGNSSVAPFSETGVQTSLQMKSDDGLYINIHEAACLDYATMHLELVDAETKHLTTKLGGGTNAYTPNPQPSNYSLPEPYTFVSHLTPDATGLKGCMQTPCETPWRTVMVSDDARDMLSSNLILNLNEPCKIEDTSWIHPTKYCGVWWEMIVGKSSWNYTDEFPSIHLDNIDWTKVKPNGRHGANNEKVRRYIDFAAEHGLDQVLVEGWNVGWEDWANMWKRDVFDFVTPYPDFDLKALNEYAHSKGVKILMHHETSSSTQNYERHIKEAFELMNKYGYDAVKTGYVGDMIPRGDHHYSQSMNNHYLYVIKEAAKHHIMVNSHEATRPTGICRTYPNLVGGESARGTEYEAFGGSNPNHTCILPFTRLQGGPMDYTPGIFVTRLSEWSSNPSWARITLCGSLALYLTMYSPLQMAADLPENYERFLDAFQFIKDVACDWDDSRYLEAEPARYITVARKAKGTDNWFVGGKCNEDGHKVNVKLDFLDKGRKYECTIYQDAKDAHYEKNPQAYVITKKVVKKNDVLKLTEAPGGGFAVSLKAL from the coding sequence ATGAGAAAAAGAAACTTGTTATTGGGCCTGCTGATGATGCCGCTGATGGTAATGGCAGGTGAGGTGAAATCGCCCAACGGCAACATCGTGTTAAACTTCTCGCTCGATGCCAAGGGACGTCCCACCTACGAAATGTCGTACAAAGGTCGTCCGGTAGTTCTCCAGTCGCGTTTAGGATTGGAACTGGCCAAGGACAAGCATGCCTCAAAAGGGTACGATGAGACCGATTTGATGGAAGGCTTTCAGTTGCAGAGTGAGGCTACCTCGACTTTCGATGAAACCTGGCAACCTGTTTGGGGTGAGACACGCGACATCCGTAATCACTACAATGAGTATGTCGCTACCTTGACACAATCCAAAGAGCAGCGCACCATCGCTATCCGTTTCCGTGTCTATGATGATGGTATTGGTTTCCGATACGAATTTCCACAGCAGCGAAACCTGAACTATTTCCTGATTAAAGACGAACGTTCTGAGTTCCGTATGGCTGGCAATCATACTGCATGGTGGCTTCCCGGCGACTACGATACGCAGGAGCAGGTGACCCAGGAAACCCGTCTTTCAGAAATCCGTGCTCGCATGCACGATGCCGTGAACTGGGGTAACTCCAGTGTGGCTCCTTTCTCTGAAACAGGTGTGCAGACATCGTTGCAGATGAAATCAGACGATGGCCTCTATATCAATATTCATGAGGCAGCCTGTCTGGACTATGCTACTATGCACCTTGAACTGGTTGATGCAGAAACTAAACATCTTACCACAAAACTGGGTGGAGGTACCAATGCCTATACGCCCAACCCTCAACCTTCTAACTATTCTTTGCCCGAGCCCTACACGTTTGTGAGTCATCTCACACCCGATGCCACAGGACTGAAAGGTTGCATGCAGACTCCTTGCGAAACTCCTTGGCGCACGGTGATGGTCAGCGATGATGCACGCGATATGTTGTCGTCTAACCTGATTCTGAACTTGAACGAACCCTGTAAGATTGAGGATACCAGTTGGATTCATCCCACCAAGTATTGTGGCGTGTGGTGGGAGATGATTGTGGGTAAGAGCTCCTGGAACTATACCGACGAATTTCCCAGCATTCATCTCGACAATATCGACTGGACAAAGGTGAAGCCTAACGGTCGTCATGGTGCTAACAATGAGAAAGTGCGCCGCTATATTGATTTCGCTGCCGAACATGGTCTTGACCAAGTGCTGGTTGAGGGATGGAACGTAGGTTGGGAAGACTGGGCCAACATGTGGAAACGCGATGTGTTCGATTTCGTGACTCCATACCCCGATTTCGATCTTAAGGCCTTGAATGAGTATGCCCATTCCAAAGGTGTGAAGATTCTGATGCACCATGAAACGAGCAGCTCTACCCAAAACTATGAGCGCCACATAAAGGAGGCTTTCGAACTGATGAACAAATACGGTTATGATGCTGTGAAAACTGGTTATGTGGGCGATATGATTCCCCGTGGCGATCACCACTATTCACAGTCTATGAACAATCACTACCTGTATGTCATCAAGGAGGCTGCCAAGCATCATATCATGGTGAACAGTCATGAGGCAACACGTCCTACAGGTATTTGCCGCACCTATCCCAATTTGGTGGGCGGCGAGAGCGCACGTGGAACTGAATACGAGGCTTTCGGCGGTTCTAATCCTAATCACACCTGTATTCTTCCTTTCACCCGTTTGCAGGGCGGTCCGATGGACTATACTCCCGGTATCTTCGTCACCAGACTGTCAGAGTGGAGCAGCAATCCTTCATGGGCTCGTATCACCCTTTGCGGTTCACTCGCTCTATATCTTACTATGTATTCTCCTTTGCAGATGGCTGCCGACCTGCCTGAGAATTATGAGCGTTTCCTGGATGCCTTCCAGTTTATTAAGGATGTGGCATGCGACTGGGATGACTCTCGCTATCTGGAGGCTGAGCCTGCTCGCTATATCACTGTAGCCCGTAAGGCAAAGGGCACCGACAATTGGTTTGTAGGAGGAAAGTGCAATGAGGACGGACATAAGGTCAATGTGAAACTCGACTTCCTTGATAAAGGCCGTAAGTATGAGTGTACCATCTATCAGGATGCCAAGGATGCTCACTATGAGAAGAATCCGCAGGCGTATGTAATCACTAAGAAGGTGGTGAAAAAGAATGATGTGTTGAAACTGACTGAGGCTCCTGGCGGTGGATTTGCCGTGAGCTTGAAGGCTCTCTAA
- a CDS encoding endonuclease/exonuclease/phosphatase family protein produces MKRTILLIALGLMFISGMAQSLYVGSYNIRYQNEGDAQKGNSWQQRCPVICGQLNFEHPDIFGAQEVLAGQLHDMIQQLDGYDYIGVGRDDGKEKGEYAAILYDTKKIKLLDNGHFWLSETPEKPGLGWDAACTRICTWGHFKDRTTKLRFYFFNLHMDHVGRVARREAAKLVVERIRAITQKKNDPVILTGDFNVDQNDEIYTIFTESGILKDSYEHARLRFAENGTFNSFDSDLKTESRIDHVFVSPQLTVDRYGILTNCYWKATDQSAITQKGEHAPQEINFSKYERRLPSDHYPVFVHLKR; encoded by the coding sequence ATGAAAAGAACTATTTTACTCATTGCTCTGGGCCTGATGTTTATATCCGGTATGGCCCAATCCCTCTACGTGGGCAGTTACAACATCCGCTATCAGAATGAAGGGGATGCCCAGAAAGGCAATTCATGGCAACAACGATGCCCCGTGATTTGCGGACAATTAAACTTTGAGCATCCCGACATTTTCGGTGCTCAGGAAGTACTGGCAGGCCAATTGCATGATATGATTCAGCAATTGGATGGCTACGACTATATTGGTGTAGGTCGTGATGATGGCAAGGAGAAGGGAGAATATGCGGCTATTCTCTACGACACAAAGAAGATAAAACTACTTGACAATGGTCATTTCTGGCTTTCGGAGACACCAGAGAAGCCAGGTTTGGGATGGGATGCCGCCTGCACCCGTATCTGTACATGGGGACATTTCAAGGATCGCACAACCAAACTACGCTTTTACTTTTTCAACCTTCACATGGATCACGTAGGACGAGTAGCACGTCGCGAGGCTGCCAAACTGGTGGTAGAACGTATCCGCGCCATCACGCAGAAAAAGAACGATCCCGTTATACTGACAGGCGACTTCAATGTTGACCAAAACGACGAGATTTATACCATCTTCACCGAATCGGGCATACTGAAAGACAGCTACGAGCATGCCCGTCTGCGTTTTGCTGAGAATGGAACGTTCAACAGTTTCGACTCAGACCTGAAAACAGAAAGCCGCATTGACCATGTGTTCGTTTCACCACAGCTGACGGTTGACCGCTATGGCATCTTGACCAACTGCTACTGGAAAGCAACCGACCAATCGGCTATCACGCAGAAAGGAGAGCATGCTCCTCAAGAAATCAATTTTAGCAAGTATGAACGAAGACTACCTTCTGACCACTATCCTGTATTCGTTCATCTGAAAAGATAA
- the pulA gene encoding type I pullulanase: MKTLLIAGIMLALLPCNLSAHVSGEEVKPSCESFFFDEMTYSPVETVFKLFAPDGVKQVLVRIYKDGEGGKAQKTIKMRHVGKDLWQVAVKGDLAGRFYTFDMGKGETPGVFAKAVGVNGKRGAILKTFPGSKEWDKRRPVIKSPADLVVYEMHHRDFSVARRESKYPGKYLALTEPWAVQHLRDLGVNAVHILPSYDYGSVDETRLSQPQYNWGYDPVNYNVPEGGYSTNPYDPACRISEFKQMVESLHKAGIAVILDVVYNHTFDIDHSNFQRTYPDYYYRKTPEGYYSNGSGCGNETASEQPMMRRFMIESVKYWVNEYHIDGFRFDLMGVHDIATMNAIRKALDEIDPTIFIYGEGWSAGGCALPNNQLGMKANIPQMPGIAAFSDDIRDALRGPFSDDTKCGWLGGSYNNKETESLKAGIAGMIAHPQIDYSKVNYSSKPYAMDPTQMMSYVSCHDDMCLVDRLRASIPGITDEELIRLDLLAQTAVFTSQGVPFMLSGEELLRSKKGVHNSYESPDSINQLDWQNKLRYPQVFQYYKGLIQLRKQHPAFRLGSADLVRKHLEFLDAPEGVVAYRLKNFAGRDRWRDIIVVLNSTRQEQQIAVPEGKYTVVCANGVISLAYRGISAVEGNTVTVSPQSALIIHN; encoded by the coding sequence ATGAAAACACTTCTTATAGCAGGAATCATGCTGGCTCTCTTGCCTTGCAACCTCTCCGCTCATGTATCGGGTGAAGAGGTGAAGCCTTCGTGTGAGTCTTTCTTTTTCGACGAGATGACTTATTCACCTGTCGAGACGGTATTCAAACTGTTTGCACCCGATGGTGTCAAACAGGTTTTGGTGCGTATCTATAAGGATGGGGAAGGTGGAAAGGCCCAGAAAACTATCAAAATGCGGCACGTAGGTAAGGACTTGTGGCAAGTGGCAGTGAAAGGTGACTTGGCAGGGCGTTTCTATACCTTTGACATGGGCAAGGGAGAAACACCGGGTGTTTTTGCTAAGGCTGTGGGCGTGAATGGTAAGCGTGGCGCCATTCTTAAGACATTCCCGGGCAGTAAGGAGTGGGACAAGCGGCGTCCTGTTATCAAGTCGCCTGCCGATCTGGTGGTCTATGAGATGCACCATCGTGATTTCTCTGTGGCTCGCCGCGAATCGAAGTATCCAGGCAAGTATCTTGCATTGACAGAACCATGGGCTGTTCAGCATCTGAGAGACCTTGGCGTTAATGCTGTTCATATCCTGCCAAGTTATGACTATGGTTCTGTTGACGAGACCCGTCTTTCTCAGCCACAGTACAACTGGGGATATGACCCGGTGAACTATAATGTGCCAGAGGGCGGATATTCTACCAATCCCTACGACCCGGCCTGTCGCATCAGTGAGTTCAAACAGATGGTGGAGAGCCTGCACAAAGCCGGAATTGCCGTGATTCTGGACGTCGTGTATAATCATACCTTCGATATCGACCATTCCAATTTCCAGCGCACCTATCCCGATTACTATTATCGCAAGACACCCGAAGGCTATTACAGCAATGGCTCAGGATGTGGCAATGAGACTGCTTCTGAGCAGCCGATGATGCGCCGTTTCATGATAGAGAGCGTGAAGTATTGGGTGAATGAGTATCATATTGACGGATTCCGTTTTGACTTGATGGGCGTTCATGATATTGCAACGATGAATGCCATACGCAAGGCACTCGATGAGATTGATCCTACTATCTTCATCTATGGCGAAGGTTGGAGTGCTGGCGGTTGCGCATTGCCTAACAACCAGTTGGGCATGAAAGCCAACATTCCTCAGATGCCGGGCATCGCAGCTTTCAGCGATGATATTCGTGATGCCCTGCGCGGACCGTTTAGCGACGACACCAAGTGTGGATGGTTGGGCGGCTCTTATAATAATAAGGAGACGGAAAGTCTCAAGGCCGGTATCGCCGGAATGATAGCTCATCCTCAGATAGACTATTCAAAGGTGAACTATTCTTCAAAGCCTTACGCTATGGATCCTACACAGATGATGAGTTATGTGTCTTGTCATGACGATATGTGTCTGGTTGACCGTCTTCGTGCCAGCATTCCTGGTATTACCGATGAAGAACTGATTCGTCTCGACCTGTTGGCACAGACAGCAGTGTTCACTTCTCAGGGTGTGCCCTTTATGCTCTCGGGTGAGGAACTGCTCCGCAGTAAGAAGGGCGTCCATAATTCTTATGAATCGCCCGACTCTATCAACCAGCTCGACTGGCAGAACAAACTGCGTTATCCTCAAGTGTTCCAGTATTATAAGGGACTCATCCAACTGCGTAAGCAACACCCCGCTTTCCGATTGGGAAGTGCCGATCTGGTGCGCAAGCACTTGGAGTTCCTTGACGCTCCCGAAGGCGTGGTGGCTTATCGCTTGAAGAATTTTGCCGGACGTGACAGATGGCGCGATATCATTGTCGTACTGAATTCTACCCGTCAGGAACAACAGATTGCCGTGCCTGAAGGAAAATATACTGTGGTCTGTGCCAATGGCGTTATATCGCTGGCTTACAGAGGAATATCTGCCGTTGAAGGCAATACTGTCACCGTGTCGCCGCAGTCGGCATTGATAATACATAATTAA
- a CDS encoding glycoside hydrolase family 13 protein, with amino-acid sequence MKRILLLIAFVAPMMTMSAAKTTKVTVDRIDPTDWFVGMKNPQVQLMVYGKGIRNVQEVTTDYPGVAIDSLVRLDSPNYLLVYMNLKNAKPGTMTLSFKVEKGKPVKVDYLLKAREMEGSQRKGFDISDVLYLLMPDRFAQGSHHNPQIKGMQTYREDRTAPSLRHGGDLEGLREHLDYFNELGVTALWFTPILENNSPDNDFGYSTYHGYATTDYYRVDPRFGSNADYRQLIDDAHAKGLKVVMDMIFNHCGFEHPWVADMPSKDWFNLSDWLKQSYGTSDSRGTDFLQTSYKLTPVMDPYASEVDKRETVEGWFVSTMPDLNQRNQHLMRYLIQNSIWWIETAGIDGIRMDTYPYAYREPMAQWMKELDEEYPNFNTVGETWVTVPAYTAAWQKDSKLSDQNSYLKTVMDFSFQEALDSCKHEETDGWWRGFNRLYNSFVYDYLYPNPSSVMAFIDNHDTDRFLGDGCDSLALKQAMALLLTVNRIPQLYYGTEIMMNGTKSITDGNVRKDFPGGFPGDDHSAFTKEGRTRVEQQMFSWLSRLLHWRKGNPLISKGKQIQFIPHQGIYVIARQYEGRTSMTILNGTTKPAVLDVKRYAEVIGTTKRAKDVLTNRYYDLSRSIQLKPRQSLVLAF; translated from the coding sequence ATGAAACGTATTCTATTACTAATCGCCTTCGTGGCACCAATGATGACGATGAGCGCAGCAAAAACGACAAAGGTCACTGTTGACCGTATCGACCCCACCGACTGGTTCGTTGGTATGAAGAATCCGCAGGTGCAGTTGATGGTGTATGGCAAAGGCATCCGCAACGTACAAGAGGTGACTACCGACTATCCCGGCGTAGCGATTGATAGTCTGGTGCGACTTGATTCGCCCAACTATCTTCTTGTTTACATGAACCTGAAGAATGCTAAGCCCGGAACAATGACGCTCAGCTTCAAAGTGGAAAAGGGAAAACCCGTGAAAGTTGACTATCTGCTGAAGGCACGCGAGATGGAGGGAAGTCAGCGTAAAGGTTTCGATATCAGTGATGTACTCTATCTGCTCATGCCCGACCGCTTCGCTCAAGGTTCGCATCACAATCCACAGATAAAAGGCATGCAAACTTATCGTGAGGACCGTACCGCACCTTCACTGCGTCATGGCGGCGATCTGGAGGGACTGCGCGAGCATCTTGATTATTTCAACGAACTGGGAGTCACTGCCTTATGGTTTACTCCTATCCTTGAAAACAACTCGCCCGACAATGATTTCGGCTATAGCACCTATCATGGCTACGCTACTACCGACTACTACAGAGTGGATCCTCGTTTCGGCTCGAATGCCGATTATCGCCAACTTATCGACGATGCACATGCCAAGGGACTGAAAGTGGTGATGGACATGATTTTCAATCACTGCGGATTTGAGCACCCCTGGGTGGCCGACATGCCTTCAAAGGATTGGTTCAATCTCTCTGACTGGCTGAAACAGTCGTACGGTACCAGTGATTCGCGCGGCACAGACTTCTTGCAAACCAGTTATAAGCTGACGCCCGTAATGGATCCTTATGCATCGGAAGTGGATAAGCGTGAAACCGTTGAAGGATGGTTCGTGTCAACCATGCCCGACCTAAACCAGCGCAATCAGCACCTGATGCGATACCTCATTCAGAATTCTATCTGGTGGATAGAGACAGCTGGCATTGATGGTATTCGAATGGATACCTATCCCTATGCCTATCGTGAACCGATGGCTCAATGGATGAAAGAACTCGACGAGGAGTATCCGAACTTCAACACCGTTGGCGAAACATGGGTCACAGTACCCGCTTATACTGCTGCATGGCAGAAAGACTCAAAACTGAGCGATCAGAATTCCTATCTGAAAACTGTGATGGACTTCTCGTTCCAAGAGGCACTCGACTCCTGCAAACATGAAGAGACCGATGGATGGTGGCGTGGCTTCAACAGGTTGTATAACTCGTTCGTTTACGACTATCTCTATCCGAACCCTTCTTCTGTCATGGCCTTTATCGACAATCACGATACTGACCGCTTCTTGGGTGATGGATGCGATTCGTTGGCCTTGAAACAGGCCATGGCTTTGTTGCTCACTGTCAATAGGATACCTCAACTGTACTATGGTACTGAGATTATGATGAACGGCACAAAGAGCATCACGGATGGTAATGTCCGAAAGGACTTCCCCGGAGGCTTCCCCGGCGATGACCATAGTGCTTTTACCAAGGAAGGCCGTACAAGGGTCGAGCAGCAGATGTTCTCCTGGCTCAGCCGACTCCTTCATTGGCGTAAGGGAAATCCGCTCATCTCAAAAGGCAAGCAGATTCAGTTCATTCCTCATCAGGGCATTTATGTCATTGCCCGTCAGTATGAAGGACGTACTTCTATGACTATTCTTAACGGAACAACCAAACCGGCTGTGCTGGATGTGAAACGTTATGCCGAGGTCATTGGAACTACCAAACGTGCCAAAGACGTGCTGACCAACCGTTACTATGATCTTTCACGTTCTATTCAGTTGAAACCACGTCAATCTTTGGTCCTTGCTTTTTAA
- a CDS encoding DUF2461 domain-containing protein, translated as MDAKRILKFLREVQANNNRPWFQEHKAEYEAVRSDFEQGVSKALERIVTFDPSIGHLQVKDCTYRFYRDTRFSPDKSPYKNHLGAYMCAHGKKALHGGYYIHLEPDHCLVAVGCYWLPTNILTSCRNEIMANTDEWLRCVESKEFLKFFGGNDDASWDDPQGFGLEKLKTCPSGFPRDWEYVKYLRLKNYCCWHHVDEDFFEGDGWLDECEKMFRAAKPMMDFTNNVIDDYE; from the coding sequence ATGGACGCAAAAAGAATCTTGAAGTTTCTGCGTGAAGTGCAGGCAAATAATAATCGGCCTTGGTTTCAAGAACATAAGGCTGAATACGAAGCAGTTCGCTCTGATTTTGAACAGGGCGTGAGTAAGGCTTTAGAGCGTATCGTTACTTTCGATCCCTCTATTGGTCATCTGCAAGTGAAAGACTGTACATATCGCTTTTATCGTGATACCCGTTTCTCTCCTGACAAATCACCTTATAAGAATCATTTAGGCGCATATATGTGTGCGCATGGCAAGAAAGCATTGCATGGTGGGTATTATATTCACTTAGAGCCTGACCACTGTCTGGTGGCTGTCGGGTGCTATTGGTTGCCGACGAATATCTTGACTTCTTGTAGAAACGAGATAATGGCCAATACTGATGAATGGCTTCGTTGCGTGGAGAGTAAAGAGTTTCTGAAATTTTTCGGTGGCAACGACGATGCTTCATGGGACGACCCGCAGGGATTCGGATTGGAGAAGCTGAAGACGTGTCCGTCTGGTTTTCCTCGAGACTGGGAATATGTGAAATATCTTCGTCTGAAGAATTATTGTTGTTGGCATCATGTAGATGAAGACTTTTTTGAAGGTGACGGATGGCTGGATGAGTGCGAGAAAATGTTCCGTGCAGCCAAGCCGATGATGGACTTCACCAATAATGTAATCGATGACTACGAATAG
- a CDS encoding low molecular weight protein-tyrosine-phosphatase gives MKKISILFVCHGNICRSPMAEFVMKDLVEKAGLLDSFYIESAATSTEEIGNEVYPPARRKLAEHGISCKGKTARQMTARDYDRFDLLIGMDEWNIRNMRRICGNDPDDKIHMLLDYTDRPGEVADPWYTGNFDATWRDVQEGCSRLLSLLSKGK, from the coding sequence ATGAAGAAAATCAGCATTCTGTTCGTTTGTCATGGTAATATATGTAGAAGTCCGATGGCCGAGTTCGTGATGAAAGATTTGGTAGAGAAAGCTGGCCTTTTGGATTCATTCTATATTGAGTCGGCTGCTACATCAACAGAAGAAATAGGTAATGAGGTGTATCCGCCTGCCCGTCGTAAATTGGCTGAGCACGGAATATCGTGCAAGGGAAAGACGGCTCGTCAAATGACTGCTCGCGACTATGATCGTTTTGACCTGCTTATCGGTATGGACGAATGGAATATTCGGAATATGAGACGCATCTGTGGGAATGATCCTGACGACAAGATACATATGCTGCTTGACTATACCGACAGACCTGGAGAAGTAGCAGATCCGTGGTACACGGGTAACTTCGATGCAACTTGGAGAGACGTGCAGGAGGGTTGTAGTCGTTTGCTCTCACTCCTTTCTAAAGGGAAATAA
- a CDS encoding PAS domain-containing sensor histidine kinase, producing MQWTDRIRQVKILLVFSAIVIAGLSLLVSHYLVRDLQVEEHGKMEVWAQAMNAFNNADETTDLALVMSVIESNNTIPVIVMDKDGNVTDWRNIKVEGDDTLSFIADYGQRMQKAGNRIKIELNGTSDYLYVCYDESTMLKRLTMWPYWQLGIVLIFAIVAIFALLSSKRAEQNKVWVGLSKETAHQLGTPISSLMAWVEILKESYPQDELIPEMEQDVRRLERIAERFSKIGSLPEPVDASMNEVLDHVIAYMDKRTSQKVSIKGHYPDHDVIVKMNASLFEWVIENLCKNAVDAMEDGQGKIDLWLLEEDDIVAIEVTDNGKGIKKKNVGNVFRPGFTTKKRGWGLGLSLAKRIVEEYHKGRIYVKNSEVGRGTTFRIELRTRK from the coding sequence ATGCAATGGACTGATCGCATCCGGCAGGTTAAGATTTTACTGGTGTTCTCGGCAATTGTGATTGCCGGGCTCTCGTTGTTAGTGTCACACTATCTGGTGCGTGACCTACAGGTTGAGGAACACGGTAAGATGGAGGTTTGGGCGCAGGCTATGAATGCTTTCAATAATGCCGACGAGACCACGGATCTTGCCTTGGTGATGAGCGTCATAGAAAGTAATAATACCATTCCTGTTATCGTGATGGACAAGGATGGAAATGTGACCGATTGGCGCAATATAAAGGTGGAAGGCGATGATACGCTGTCCTTTATAGCCGATTACGGACAACGCATGCAGAAAGCAGGAAATCGTATTAAGATAGAACTGAACGGCACTTCAGACTACCTGTATGTTTGCTATGACGAATCGACTATGTTGAAACGACTCACCATGTGGCCCTATTGGCAGTTGGGAATCGTTCTTATCTTCGCCATCGTAGCTATCTTTGCTCTGTTGTCGTCGAAGCGTGCTGAACAGAATAAAGTGTGGGTGGGACTTTCGAAGGAAACAGCCCATCAGTTAGGCACTCCTATCTCCAGTTTAATGGCATGGGTAGAGATACTGAAAGAGAGTTATCCGCAGGATGAACTGATTCCTGAAATGGAACAGGACGTAAGGCGCTTGGAACGAATAGCAGAGCGTTTCTCCAAGATTGGCTCTTTGCCAGAACCTGTCGATGCATCAATGAACGAGGTACTGGATCATGTGATAGCCTATATGGACAAGCGAACTTCGCAGAAAGTGTCTATCAAGGGACATTATCCAGACCATGACGTGATAGTGAAGATGAATGCTTCGCTTTTCGAGTGGGTAATAGAAAATCTCTGTAAGAATGCAGTCGATGCCATGGAAGACGGGCAGGGAAAAATCGATCTCTGGCTGTTGGAAGAGGATGATATAGTGGCTATTGAAGTGACCGACAACGGAAAGGGAATCAAGAAGAAGAACGTGGGCAATGTGTTCCGTCCTGGCTTTACCACTAAAAAACGCGGATGGGGGCTTGGACTGTCGCTGGCCAAACGTATTGTAGAAGAATATCACAAGGGGCGTATCTATGTGAAAAACTCGGAAGTAGGCCGAGGCACTACCTTCCGAATAGAATTGCGAACCCGAAAATAA
- a CDS encoding DUF177 domain-containing protein, with amino-acid sequence MKALSEDITSLEYELTDDYFSALNDADIQGGSLHVSGSIRKAVGFFELLLDISGTVRIPCDRCLDDMDQPIKTNLRQVVKLVSADQIEEGSGSSLQDDLVMVDENEGVLDITWTLYETIALAVPIQHVHQPGDCNDAMMRVLTEHSAARSSDADAKKEIDPRWSALAKLKIEN; translated from the coding sequence TTGAAAGCACTCTCTGAAGATATTACATCTTTAGAATATGAGTTGACTGACGACTATTTTTCTGCTTTGAACGATGCTGATATACAAGGAGGCTCTCTGCATGTGTCGGGGTCTATACGCAAGGCTGTCGGCTTTTTTGAACTTCTGCTTGATATCAGTGGCACAGTCCGCATACCCTGCGATCGTTGTTTGGACGACATGGATCAGCCTATTAAGACGAATTTGCGTCAAGTGGTGAAATTGGTGTCTGCCGATCAGATAGAAGAGGGAAGCGGAAGCTCTTTGCAAGACGATCTTGTAATGGTTGATGAGAACGAAGGCGTTCTCGACATTACATGGACGTTGTATGAGACAATAGCCTTAGCGGTACCCATCCAGCACGTTCATCAACCTGGCGATTGTAACGATGCTATGATGCGAGTGCTCACAGAACATTCGGCTGCCCGAAGCAGTGATGCGGACGCAAAAAAGGAGATTGACCCACGTTGGAGCGCTTTAGCAAAATTGAAAATTGAAAATTAA
- the rpmF gene encoding 50S ribosomal protein L32: MAHPKRRQSNTRTAKRRTHDKAVAPTLAVCPNCGAYYVYHTVCPTCGYYRGKVAIKKDEEVAE; the protein is encoded by the coding sequence ATGGCACATCCTAAAAGAAGACAATCAAACACTCGTACCGCTAAGCGTCGTACCCATGACAAGGCTGTAGCTCCTACACTGGCCGTATGCCCCAACTGTGGCGCTTACTATGTTTATCACACAGTATGCCCCACCTGTGGTTACTATCGTGGCAAGGTTGCTATCAAGAAGGACGAAGAAGTAGCAGAGTAA